Genomic window (Thermincola ferriacetica):
AAGGTAAGGGCGTAATTGAAGAGATTTTACCCCGGGTTTCTGAATTGGCACGGCCGCCCATTGCCAATGTGGAGATGGTGGTCATTGTAATGGCGGCCAAAGATCCGGCCATTAACAGGGAGCTGCTGGACCGGATGCTGGTCATGGCTGAATATGAAGGACTCGAAGCAGTTATTTGCATCAATAAGTGTGACCTTGTTGACCTGGGTTTTCCGCAATTGTTAAAAAACACCTACGGAAAAGCAGGTTACCGGGTTATTCTGACCAGTACAGTAACCGGCATGGGCATAGAAGATCTGCGCAGTTGGCTCGCGGGTAGGATTTCCGTTATTGCTGGGCCGTCAGGTGCCGGAAAATCTTCTTTGCTCAATGCGGTCCAGCCGGGTTTAATGTTGAAGACCGGGAAAGTTAGCGCAAAAATTGGCCGAGGCAAGCATACGACGAGGCATGTGGAACTGTTGGAACTGGAAGTGGAAGGCTTTGTTG
Coding sequences:
- the rsgA gene encoding ribosome small subunit-dependent GTPase A codes for the protein MIEGVVIKGYSGHYYVKYKGKIWECSLRGRFRLENKPALAGDRVVVRETGKGKGVIEEILPRVSELARPPIANVEMVVIVMAAKDPAINRELLDRMLVMAEYEGLEAVICINKCDLVDLGFPQLLKNTYGKAGYRVILTSTVTGMGIEDLRSWLAGRISVIAGPSGAGKSSLLNAVQPGLMLKTGKVSAKIGRGKHTTRHVELLELEVEGFVADTPGFSSLNLPEMETESLATCFPEFASYEGACKFNGCLHLAEPQCAVKNAVAQGLIDKSRYRSYEAFMKELEGRKRRY